The genomic region GTCGATCGCTGCTTGTTCCGCGTCAGTCCCTATCAGGGGGCGATACAATTCGATTGCCGAATGGAACTGTTTCTGTTTTTGCTGAGTGCTGGCATAGGCTTCGGGCAGTTTTGCCTGATCTACCGACAACAGGCGGACGACGTCGGTCCTGGTGTTTGAGAACGCCAAGGCTATATCGTCACCCAGAGCGATGCCGGGCAAGGCATCATTTTCGATTTTCTGCCCTTCTTCCCTTACCTGGGCGATCTGCATCAGGCTGAAAAGACCCAACATCAAGACAATCAGGACGATCGAGGCGAAACACACCAGCACCCGATTGGCGATTTTCATTTTTCGCAGCAAAATGTATTACCTCGATTCAATAGTCAAAAACTGGAATATGGTGAGATGACCGGAGGCTTCCGGGAGGAGTTGGGTCAGGGCAGATGGTTTTCGATCACACATTGCCTGAACACTCCAGGCAAAAGGCGTTGGGGCTTGCCTACTAAAAAACCCTGCATCCATGCCGCCGCGCAGTTCATCAAGCGCTCAGTATCACTCTCAAACTCCACGCCCTCGGCTATCACATGAGGTGCTAATGTTTTGCACAGCCCCACTAGATGCCCGAATGCCTGGTCAGCCACTTCGCAAGTCCTTGCGCGTTGTAAATAGCCCTTGTCAATTTTTATAATGTCTGGAGATGCCGCGCGGATGAATTCGAGGGTGCTGAACCCGGAACCAAAATCGTCCACAGCCAACAGGCAACCTAATCGGCGCATGCGAATAACAAAGTCTGCAGCGGCCGTGTTATTTGAAGAGGCGCTTTCGGTTATTTCAATAACCAGTCTTTCAGCTAGCCCGGGCTCGGCTTCCAGCTGTGAAATGATGCGATTCCATTTTTCGTCCAGCACTGCACTTTGTGCAGATATATTGCAACCCAGCCGTATCTCTGGATAATCGCGCAGCATGTTGATAACGCTCGACACGACGCAATGATCGAGCGTCCTTATGCATTTTCTGCCTTCCAGGATAGGAAAGGGGTTGAGCTTCATGGGGCCATCGCAGTGCCTCAGCAGCCCCTCGTAGTACAAATTCGTCTTCGTCCCGACAGACATGATCGGTTGGAATGCGAGGAAAAAATGACCTTGCGCCAGCTCATCGTAGAACCAGTGAGCGAAATCTGGCGTTTCCTCGGAGTCAACGCTGCAGAACTCCAAGCCGTAATCTATATCTGCGTGAGAGACCATGAGTATCCCCTCCCCGGTAACAGGCACCTGTGCACTTAATGGGTCAGGGTTCTCAACAGCGATGTCGAGCCCATACGGCGAAATTAAACGGCTCACACTCGCATGTATTCTAAAAAAGCCGGCCTACTGCTTGTCAAACAGAAATGCCCGTGCTTGTCCCCCTTGGGCGGGCATGCGAGGCGGCCTATATGAACTAGTCATGCGCAGTCTCCCGGGCGATGATTACACCGGTGCTCTACCTTGCCTAGTGTCTTGAGATTCTTTTATGATGTCCTCTCGCGCAGATCACTCTTTCATCATGTTGGCGTGTGCGGTAAGTTTTCAATAAAGATACTCAGGGTGAGCAATGTTTAAGATTTCAGCGAATGCATCTACTAACATTGCCCAGGCGATCTTGATGAGGCACTCCAGGATAGAAAGTCTTTTTGAGGCTTATAAGGTGCAACTGTCCGAGTCGGCCGCACCTCACCCATTGGATTTTGCCCTGGCCTATCGTTTCTTCACTGAAGCCCATGA from Pseudomonas asplenii harbors:
- a CDS encoding EAL domain-containing protein, with protein sequence MVSHADIDYGLEFCSVDSEETPDFAHWFYDELAQGHFFLAFQPIMSVGTKTNLYYEGLLRHCDGPMKLNPFPILEGRKCIRTLDHCVVSSVINMLRDYPEIRLGCNISAQSAVLDEKWNRIISQLEAEPGLAERLVIEITESASSNNTAAADFVIRMRRLGCLLAVDDFGSGFSTLEFIRAASPDIIKIDKGYLQRARTCEVADQAFGHLVGLCKTLAPHVIAEGVEFESDTERLMNCAAAWMQGFLVGKPQRLLPGVFRQCVIENHLP